Proteins encoded within one genomic window of Brassica rapa cultivar Chiifu-401-42 chromosome A09, CAAS_Brap_v3.01, whole genome shotgun sequence:
- the LOC103839093 gene encoding uncharacterized protein LOC103839093, whose product MAMKRNGKSPVSSDPDEQVMFFKDVSLGPHETQLRFRLIHFWEARNPVKKTLIGLEMLLIDEQGTVIQGFIPPGRIKKYLPDMKRGSVYKLINFYGSKNKPVYRVADHVATVSFAWNYEMSVLREIPISFDEDRFRFHSYEDFEANCDLKGDLYDVVGHMKLVDGQTLIERPSLDHAKIATTRHIMVHVQSHKGPVMKLYLWDQAATDFCEKFNSCENTPTVLLVTTVNTKRLGGTLALTSMSSTRVFMDYDVQPTRDYFTWLGSNPEIANQVSADVITKRETLSIAEIFSYMTQESAKVKVNANIFKYCDQSIYISC is encoded by the exons ATGGCGATGAAACGAAATGGGAAGTCTCCTGTCTCCTCCGACCCTGATGAACAAGTCATGTTCTTCAAGGATGTCTCTCTAGGTCCACACGAGACTCAGCTTCGCTTCCGGCTCATTCATTTCTGGGAGGCTCGAAACCCGGTCAAGAAGACGCTGATTGGCCTCGAAATGCTCCTCATTGACGAACAG GGAACTGTTATTCAAGGATTCATCCCACCAGGACGAATTAAGAAGTACTTACCTGACATGAAACGTGGATCAGTTTACAAACTCATCAACTTCTACGGGTCGAAAAACAAACCGGTGTATCGGGTTGCTGATCATGTCGCAACCGTGTCTTTCGCGTGGAACtatgagatgtctgttcttcgcGAGATTCCCATCTCTTTTGATGAAGACCGTTTTAGGTTTCATTCATACGAAGATTTTGAAGCCAACTGTGATCTCAAAGGCGACCTCTACG ATGTTGTTGGTCACATGAAGCTGGTCGATGGCCAGACTCTAATTGAGCGTCCCAGCCTTGATCATGCGAAGATCGCTACCACTCGGCACATTATGGTTCACGTGCAGTCACATAA GGGACCTGTGATGAAGCTTTACCTTTGGGACCAGGCTGCAACAGACTTCTGCGAGAAGTTCAACTCCTGTGAAAACACTCCCACAGTGCTTTTGGTCACCACTGTTAACACCAAACGTCTCGGAG GTACCCTTGCCCTGACCTCTATGTCTTCTACACGGGTTTTCATGGACTATGATGTCCAACCAACCAGAGATTATTTCACCTG GCTGGGCTCTAACCCAGAGATTGCTAATCAGGTTAGCGCAGACGTCATCACTAAGCGTGAGACACTGAGTATAGCAGAGATATTCTCCTACATGACTCAGGAATCCGCCAAGGTAAAAGTAAAcgctaatatatttaaatattgtgaccaaagtatatatatttcatgCTAA
- the DRM1 gene encoding dormancy-associated protein 1, translated as MVLLDKLWDDVVAGPQPDRGLARLRKITTQPINIRGEGSNKVMHRSLTMPTVVSPGTPTTPTTPTTPHKDNVWRSVFNPGSNLATRAIGSNIFDKPAHPNSPSVYDWLYSGESRSQHR; from the exons atggttcTGCTAGATAAGCTTTGGGATGATGTTGTTGCCGGACCTCAACCTGACCGTGGCCTAGCCCGCCTCCGTAAAATCACCACCCAACCCATTAATATCAGAG GAGAAGGAAGCAACAAGGTGATGCATAGGTCGTTGACTATGCCGACGGTAGTGAGCCCCGGAACTCCAACTACTCCGACCACTCCGACAACGCCACATAAGGATAACGTGTGGAGGAGCGTCTTTAATCCTGGAAGCAATCTCGCCACAAGAGCCATCGGCTCCAACATCTTTGATAAACCAGCCCACCCAAATTCTCCATCCGTCTACGACTG GTTGTACAGCGGCGAGTCAAGGAGTCAGCACCGTTAA
- the LOC103838963 gene encoding uncharacterized protein LOC103838963 isoform X2 → MGQDYSYTQPSSSDEFDNTSLFLAEAAMYADEAESSYNRAQPVHYPPQPVQNFCGGHATAEEMLDFQTQLRLLKDQVNETHQNLGKLEKTVCDELSQKKALVTKCFALVVCLLFCVLVLILGGRALKDYKKSI, encoded by the exons ATGGGCCAAGACTATAGCTACACCCAGCCTTCATCATCAGATGAGTTTGATAATACATCACTTTTTCTTGCGGAAGCCGCTATGTACGCCGATGAAGCTGAGAGTAGCTACAACCGTGCTCAGCCGGTTCACTACCCACCTCAGCCGGTTCAGAACTTCTGCGGAGGACATGCTACTGCGGAGGAGATGCTTGACTTTCAGACACAGCTGAGGCTGCTTAAGGATCAAGTTAATGAGACTCACCAGAACCTGGGTAAGCTGGAGAAGACCGTGTGTGATGAGTTATCGCAGAAGAAAGCGTTGGTTACAAAATGCTTTGCATTGGTAGTTTGTCTTCTGTTCTGCGTTTTGGTGTTAATTCTTGGAG GAAGAGCTTTGAAGGATTACAAGAAGAGTATCTGA
- the LOC117127797 gene encoding glutathione S-transferase T3-like: MNNTGGYVNLMYSQCSIDLDSPERVWLGSQATEPVVESGEPVVGSGEPVVDSAINSRRKWTPQEDKILIGAWLNTSKDPVVGNEQRAGKFWQRIIEYYNASPQLVGTIPREIIPAKKRWGRINDQVSKFVGCYDHAMREQRSGQNDDDLMKAALDYFFNDQGHKFGLEHAWRELRHDQKWCSTIVDNDGGKEKRKLVLEVDTDEEVGQQEGRPIGVKAAKAATKKKKSGSTVGHVNQVTGEFGVVKPSHGFALFPSLLPSLL, from the exons ATGAATAACACCGGTGGTTATGTTAACCTCATGTATAGTCAATGTTCTATTGACCTTGATTCACCCGAACGAGTTTGGCTCGGTAGCCAAGCTACCGAGCCTGTTGTCGAGTCTGGTGAGCCTGTTGTCGGGTCTGGTGAGCCTGTTGTCGACTCTGCTATCAACAGCCGGAGGAAATGGACACCGCAAGAGGATAAAATACTTATTGGTGCCTGGCTCAACACCAGTAAAGATCCAGTGGTGGGCAATGAGCAGAGAGCTGGTAAGTTCTGGCAGAGGATTATCGAGTACTACAATGCAAGCCCTCAACTCGTGGGGACAATACCGAGAGAGATTATTCCGGCCAAGAAGAGGTGGGGTAGGATTAACGATCAAGTCTCCAAGTTCGTTGGTTGCTATGACCACGCTATGAGGGAGCAGAGAAGTGGTCAAAATGATGATGACCTCATGAAAGCTGCACTAGACTACTTCTTCAATGATCAAGGCCACAAGTTCGGTCTGGAACACGCCTGGAGGGAGTTGAGGCATGACCAGAAATGGTGCTCCACTATTGTCGATAATGACGGTGGGAAGGAAAAGCGGAAGCTAGTCTTGGAGGTTGATACAGACGAGGAAGTGGGACAACAAGAGGGGAGACCGATCGGGGTCAAGGCTGCGAAAGCAgctacaaagaagaagaagagtg GTTCAACAGTAGGACATGTGAACCAAGTCACGGGTGAATTTGGAGTTGTGAAACCAAGTCACGGGTTTGCTTTGTTTCCATCACTTCTTCCTTCACTTCTATAA
- the LOC103838965 gene encoding glyoxysomal processing protease, glyoxysomal isoform X2 produces MDPSKVFTFSRNFAVLVKLQGPDPKGLKMRKHAFHQYNSGNTTLSASGMLFPRSILTGDVSAKLLCEDGQDMALVLTVASLVEPFLTLGHRTSISQEPVKLIPGARIEIMVEGQLNSEKEDPFWVPAQLLSLVDVPASSAALQSLIETSVGSKDSGWDVGWSLVSGDTVSQPSTNMKHYSKPLMQRDEPNDAKFMAKSATRMALLGVSLSLLDQPNISLASPSSKGDTLLTLGSPFGILSPLHFFNSVSTGSISNCYSSGSLKNSLMIADVRCLPGMEGAPVFGKNGHLIGILIRPLRQKNSGVEVQLVVPWGAITAACSHLLLKEPSDEILRIKPDASIPVQVAVGKAMESICLITVNDGVWASGVVLNEQGLLLTNAHLLEPWRFGKGGVVYGEGNDNGLRPHVLGAQEFSSTRSRFWEQESHTSPRKAPADLHVKKYKHNFLQSGHRDIRVRLCDQDFWTWCPAKVVYICKEQLDVALLQLEDVPGKLPPIAANFSSPPLGTPAHVVGHGLFGPRCGLSPSVCSGVVAKVVHTKKRLYTQPCFQDATEFPAMLETTAAVHPGGSGGAVVNSSGHMIGLVTSNARHGAGTIIPHLNFSIPCAVLAPIFKFAQDMQNMEILQTLDQPNEELSSIWALMPSLSPKPKPNTAHYLPKLLKDVNNKQKKGSQFAKFIAESQEMFVKPTKLSRDVIPSKL; encoded by the exons ATGGATCCATCCAAAGTTTTCACCTTTTCCCGGAACTTCGCCGTCTTGGTCAAACTCCAAGGCCCT GACCCAAAGGGATTAAAGATGAGGAAACATGCTTTTCACCAATACAA TTCTGGGAATACAACACTTTCAGCTTCTGGGATGTTGTTTCCAAGAAGTATCTTGACTGGTGATGTCTCAGCCAAGCTTTTGTGTGAAGATGGTCAGGACATGGCGCTGGTTTTGACTGTTGCCTCTCTTGTTGAGCCCTTCTTAACGTTGGGACATAGAACTAGCATCTCTCAG GAGCCGGTGAAGTTGATTCCTGGTGCTCGGATTGAGATTATGGTGGAG GGTCAGTTAAACTCGGAGAAGGAAGATCCTTTTTGGGTTCCTGCGCAACTTCTTTCCCTG GTTGATGTCCCTGCATCTTCTGCTGCACTCCAGTCTCTTATTGAGACTTCTGTTGGTTCAAAAGATTCTGGTTGGGATGTTGGTTGGTCTTTGGTCTCTGGTGATACCGTTTCTCAGCCTTCAACCAAT ATGAAACATTACAGCAAGCCCTTGATGCAACGTGATGAGCCAAATGATGCTAAGTTTATGGCCAAGTCTGCCACTCGAATGGCTCTTCTAGGAGTCTCTTTAAGCTTATTG GATCAGCCAAACATATCTCTCGCTTCCCCAAGTAGCAAGGGTGATACACTCTTAACACTTGGCTCTCCTTTTGGGATCCTTTCTCCTCTACACTTTTTTAACAG CGTATCAACTGGTTCCATCTCAAACTGCTACTCGTCTGGATCGCTAAAGAACTCACTGATGATAGCTGATGTTCGATGTCTCCCTG GTATGGAAGGAGCTCCGGTGTTTGGTAAGAATGGTCACTTAATTGGCATTCTGATTCGACCGCTAAGGCAAAAGAACAGTGGCGTTGAAGTCCAG CTGGTGGTTCCATGGGGAGCAATCACAGCAGCTTGCAGCCACTTACTGCTTAAGGAACCATCCGATGAGATATTACGTATCAAACCAGATGCTAGTATTCCTGTACAAGTGGCTGTTGGGAAAGCGATGGAATCGATTTGTCTTATCACGGTTAACGACGGTGTCTGGGCATCCGGTGTTGTTCTCAACGAACAAGGTCTCCTACTAACAAACGCTCACCTTCTTGAGCCGTGGAGGTTTGGAAAAGGTGGCGTAGTATATGGTGAAGGAAACGACAATGGTTTAAGACCGCATGTCTTAGGAGCTCAGGAGTTTTCTTCCACGAGAAGTAGATTTTGGGAACAGGAGAGTCATACATCCCCACGAAAAGCTCCAGCAGATCTTCATGTCAAGAAGTACAAGCACAATTTCCTTCAGAGTGGGCATAGAGACATACGTGTACGATTGTGTGATCAAGATTTTTGGACTTGGTGTCCTGCTAAAGTGGTCTATATCTGCAAGGAGCAGTTAGATGTTGCCTTACTGCAGCTAGAAGATGTTCCTGGAAAGCTCCCACCTATTGCTGCCAACTTTTCTTCTCCTCCTTTGGGAACACCGGCACATGTTGTTGGACATGGACTCTTCGGACCTAGATGTG GGCTTTCTCCTTCTGTTTGTTCCGGAGTTGTAGCAAAGGTAGTTCACACAAAGAAGAGATTGTATACGCAACCCTGTTTTCAAGATGCTACAGAGTTCCCTGCAATGCTAGAAACAACAGCTGCTGTGCATCCTGGTGGTAGTGGTGGTGCTGTTGTCAATTCAAGTGGCCATATGATTGGACTTGTTACCAG CAACGCAAGACATGGAGCGGGGACAATTATACCGCATCTCAACTTCAGCATCCCATGCGCAGTCTTAGCACCAATCTTCAAGTTTGCACAAG ATATGCAAAACATGGAGATCCTACAAACACTAGATCAACCAAACGAAGAACTCTCATCAATATGGGCTTTGATGCCATCACTGTCACCAAAGCCTAAGCCAAACACTGCGCACTATCTACCAAAGTTACTGAAAGATGTtaataacaaacaaaagaaaggaTCACAGTTTGCCAAGTTCATTGCAGAGTCCCAAGAGATGTTTGTAAAGCCGACCAAGCTTTCCCGCGATGTGATCCCAAGCAAGTTATGA
- the LOC103838965 gene encoding glyoxysomal processing protease, glyoxysomal isoform X1, with translation MDPSKVFTFSRNFAVLVKLQGPDPKGLKMRKHAFHQYNSGNTTLSASGMLFPRSILTGDVSAKLLCEDGQDMALVLTVASLVEPFLTLGHRTSISQEPVKLIPGARIEIMVEGQLNSEKEDPFWVPAQLLSLVDVPASSAALQSLIETSVGSKDSGWDVGWSLVSGDTVSQPSTNMKHYSKPLMQRDEPNDAKFMAKSATRMALLGVSLSLLDQPNISLASPSSKGDTLLTLGSPFGILSPLHFFNSVSTGSISNCYSSGSLKNSLMIADVRCLPGMEGAPVFGKNGHLIGILIRPLRQKNSGVEVQQLVVPWGAITAACSHLLLKEPSDEILRIKPDASIPVQVAVGKAMESICLITVNDGVWASGVVLNEQGLLLTNAHLLEPWRFGKGGVVYGEGNDNGLRPHVLGAQEFSSTRSRFWEQESHTSPRKAPADLHVKKYKHNFLQSGHRDIRVRLCDQDFWTWCPAKVVYICKEQLDVALLQLEDVPGKLPPIAANFSSPPLGTPAHVVGHGLFGPRCGLSPSVCSGVVAKVVHTKKRLYTQPCFQDATEFPAMLETTAAVHPGGSGGAVVNSSGHMIGLVTSNARHGAGTIIPHLNFSIPCAVLAPIFKFAQDMQNMEILQTLDQPNEELSSIWALMPSLSPKPKPNTAHYLPKLLKDVNNKQKKGSQFAKFIAESQEMFVKPTKLSRDVIPSKL, from the exons ATGGATCCATCCAAAGTTTTCACCTTTTCCCGGAACTTCGCCGTCTTGGTCAAACTCCAAGGCCCT GACCCAAAGGGATTAAAGATGAGGAAACATGCTTTTCACCAATACAA TTCTGGGAATACAACACTTTCAGCTTCTGGGATGTTGTTTCCAAGAAGTATCTTGACTGGTGATGTCTCAGCCAAGCTTTTGTGTGAAGATGGTCAGGACATGGCGCTGGTTTTGACTGTTGCCTCTCTTGTTGAGCCCTTCTTAACGTTGGGACATAGAACTAGCATCTCTCAG GAGCCGGTGAAGTTGATTCCTGGTGCTCGGATTGAGATTATGGTGGAG GGTCAGTTAAACTCGGAGAAGGAAGATCCTTTTTGGGTTCCTGCGCAACTTCTTTCCCTG GTTGATGTCCCTGCATCTTCTGCTGCACTCCAGTCTCTTATTGAGACTTCTGTTGGTTCAAAAGATTCTGGTTGGGATGTTGGTTGGTCTTTGGTCTCTGGTGATACCGTTTCTCAGCCTTCAACCAAT ATGAAACATTACAGCAAGCCCTTGATGCAACGTGATGAGCCAAATGATGCTAAGTTTATGGCCAAGTCTGCCACTCGAATGGCTCTTCTAGGAGTCTCTTTAAGCTTATTG GATCAGCCAAACATATCTCTCGCTTCCCCAAGTAGCAAGGGTGATACACTCTTAACACTTGGCTCTCCTTTTGGGATCCTTTCTCCTCTACACTTTTTTAACAG CGTATCAACTGGTTCCATCTCAAACTGCTACTCGTCTGGATCGCTAAAGAACTCACTGATGATAGCTGATGTTCGATGTCTCCCTG GTATGGAAGGAGCTCCGGTGTTTGGTAAGAATGGTCACTTAATTGGCATTCTGATTCGACCGCTAAGGCAAAAGAACAGTGGCGTTGAAGTCCAG CAGCTGGTGGTTCCATGGGGAGCAATCACAGCAGCTTGCAGCCACTTACTGCTTAAGGAACCATCCGATGAGATATTACGTATCAAACCAGATGCTAGTATTCCTGTACAAGTGGCTGTTGGGAAAGCGATGGAATCGATTTGTCTTATCACGGTTAACGACGGTGTCTGGGCATCCGGTGTTGTTCTCAACGAACAAGGTCTCCTACTAACAAACGCTCACCTTCTTGAGCCGTGGAGGTTTGGAAAAGGTGGCGTAGTATATGGTGAAGGAAACGACAATGGTTTAAGACCGCATGTCTTAGGAGCTCAGGAGTTTTCTTCCACGAGAAGTAGATTTTGGGAACAGGAGAGTCATACATCCCCACGAAAAGCTCCAGCAGATCTTCATGTCAAGAAGTACAAGCACAATTTCCTTCAGAGTGGGCATAGAGACATACGTGTACGATTGTGTGATCAAGATTTTTGGACTTGGTGTCCTGCTAAAGTGGTCTATATCTGCAAGGAGCAGTTAGATGTTGCCTTACTGCAGCTAGAAGATGTTCCTGGAAAGCTCCCACCTATTGCTGCCAACTTTTCTTCTCCTCCTTTGGGAACACCGGCACATGTTGTTGGACATGGACTCTTCGGACCTAGATGTG GGCTTTCTCCTTCTGTTTGTTCCGGAGTTGTAGCAAAGGTAGTTCACACAAAGAAGAGATTGTATACGCAACCCTGTTTTCAAGATGCTACAGAGTTCCCTGCAATGCTAGAAACAACAGCTGCTGTGCATCCTGGTGGTAGTGGTGGTGCTGTTGTCAATTCAAGTGGCCATATGATTGGACTTGTTACCAG CAACGCAAGACATGGAGCGGGGACAATTATACCGCATCTCAACTTCAGCATCCCATGCGCAGTCTTAGCACCAATCTTCAAGTTTGCACAAG ATATGCAAAACATGGAGATCCTACAAACACTAGATCAACCAAACGAAGAACTCTCATCAATATGGGCTTTGATGCCATCACTGTCACCAAAGCCTAAGCCAAACACTGCGCACTATCTACCAAAGTTACTGAAAGATGTtaataacaaacaaaagaaaggaTCACAGTTTGCCAAGTTCATTGCAGAGTCCCAAGAGATGTTTGTAAAGCCGACCAAGCTTTCCCGCGATGTGATCCCAAGCAAGTTATGA
- the LOC103838963 gene encoding putative nuclease HARBI1 isoform X1: MSSSSSSDEVDERLDEICDEYLEETYNDIVEAQSRPQRRRAYVERNRETGQDRLWNDYFSEDATFSSQLFRRRFRMNKRLFLRLVHGLSERFPFFQQRRDATGRWGLTALQKCTAAIRLLAYGTAADTVDEYLRLGETTALSCLHNFTDGIIQLFGIEYLRRPTPEDLQRLLDIGEARGFPGMVGSIDCMHWEWKNCPTAWKGQYTRGSGKPTIVLEAVASQDLWIWHAFFGPPGTLNDINVLDRSPVFDDILQGRAPRVKYVVNGHMYKLAYYLTDGIYPKWSTFIQSITLPQSPQQQLFAKVQEATRKDVERAFGVLQARFAIVRNPVKTLENEKIGKIMRACIILHNMIVEDERDGYSRIDISEFEEGDVPRCSEVETERPTNLNNIFPSRNDLRDRQMHEQLKNDLIQNIWNKFGDED; encoded by the coding sequence ATGTCATCATCGAGTTCATCCGATGAAGTCGATGAAAGATTAGACGAAATTTGCGACGAATACTTGGAAGAAACATACAACGACATAGTGGAGGCCCAAAGCAGACCGCAAAGGAGACGTGCTTATGTAGAACGAAACCGTGAAACAGGACAAGACCGCTTATGGAATGACTATTTCAGCGAAGATGCGACATTCTCGTCTCAATTATTCAGACGCCGTTTCCGCATGAATAAGAGATTATTCTTGCGTCTTGTTCATGGTCTATCAGAGCGCTTTCCATTTTTTCAGCAAAGAAGAGATGCGACCGGGAGGTGGGGTCTTACTGCACTTCAAAAATGTACTGCAGCTATTCGTCTGCTTGCTTATGGTACTGCGGCTGACACCGttgacgaatatctccgacttggtgaGACCACTGCACTTTCATGTTTACATAATTTCACTGACGGAATAATACAATTATTCGGAATTGAGTATCTACGACGACCCACACCGGAGGATCTTCAACGACTACTCGATATTGGAGAGGCACGAGGGTTTCCTGGGATGGTCGGGAGCattgactgtatgcattgggagtggaaaaattgcccaaccgcttggaaaggTCAGTACACACGTGGATCAGGAAaaccgacaattgtcttagaggctgtagcttcacaagatctttggatatggcacgctttttttggtcctccaggtaccttaaatgATATCAATGTCCTCGATCGgtctcctgtttttgatgacattttacaaGGTCGAGCTCCCAGGGTAAAGTATGTGGTCAACGGACACATGTATAAGTTGGCGTACTATCTGACAGacggtatatatccaaaatggtcaacatttatccaatctatcacCCTCCCTCAAAGTCCTCAACAACAGTTATTTGCTAAAGTCCAAGAAGCAACCCGAAAAGATGTGgagcgggcttttggagtattgcaagcTCGATTTGCGATTGTGAGAAACCCGGTAAAAACTTTGGAAAATGAAAAGATagggaagattatgagagcatgtatcatactccacAATATGATAGTCGAAGATGAACGGGATGGATACTCTCGTATTGATATATCTGAATTTGAAGAAGGAGACGTCCCCAGATGTTCAGAGGTGGAAACGGAGAGGCCAACAAATCTGAATAATATCTTTCCGAGTCGGAATGATCTTCGTGATAGGCAAATGCATGAACAattgaaaaatgatttaattcaaaatatttggaataaaTTTGGTGATGAAGATTAG